Genomic segment of Mytilus edulis chromosome 12, xbMytEdul2.2, whole genome shotgun sequence:
TTACCAATCACGAtcatccttgttatatgttacggtcatcttgaaaatattttaatcacgatttacggtcatcttaccgatttttaaaatttccaatttcctgtttcatacacatttctcggtagtaatttgAGATTTCCGTGtgaatttttataaatctacATCTTACCAATgaatgctttgtaaagaaaatgatatagaaacacttaaacagacaatacaaatactgacctaatttttcatccgacatcttgggatgaccgtgaatgcagttacggtcatcagctttacatCAGTGAAGATGTAAGCCATATCAGACTTTTGTTTGTTTCTAGTGATATATGAGGTGAAGTTATTAAGAAAATAATCCCGTAAGGAAACCAACAACACTACCAATCACAGTTCCCACGGGACCGAGAGCTACACTACCAGAACACCCACCAATAAACGAGGTTTTGACACCTTCCCATAACTTAGATAAGATAGCCATGTCGTTGGCGTTTATTTCGTTACGGATGTCTCTACGCTTCTTTCCATTATTCGCCATTATCCTCACAAGTTCTTTTTCAGCAGCTTTAAACATTTCGTTAGTATAAAATGATGCATCGGTTTGATTTACTTTGGCTTGTATCAAACTAAGCAATTCTTTGACTTGTTTCTGCTTTGTTGTGTCATCTGCTCTGTTATCAAAAGCAATGCAACGATTTCCACACTTTTGCAAAACTGTCTTTAAATTGTCTGGAACTGTTTGAAGAAAATGTTCAAAGGATATACCACCTTCTATCAGGTCATCTGCTCTGGTAAAGAGAACAATGATATAATTCCATATATTTTCTCCGAAAATACTAACGAACAGGTCGACCGTTTCCTGTTCTTCCTTTGTAAAGCGACCAACACTTACAACAAGAATGAATGCGTGAGGACCTGGGGACGTGAGATAAATACATTTAACTATTTCCTGTATGACCCTTTTATTTGACATTCCCGGATCAAAGAGACCAGGGGTATCTACCACTAGAATATTCTTCCCGTCCTGCATTGCATCGCCTTGTTCACAGCGCTTTGTAACCCCAGCAGCACCTGGTGATGATTTAAAGTGTTTTTTGCCAAGAATAGTGTTGCCAGTGGCACTTTTACCCGCTCCCGTTCTTCCAAGTAATACAATTCTTGTTTCATTAATGGTAATATTGTcgtctgaaatataaaatatattgtagaCTCAGGTACATCCTATTATAACATTTGTAGCAATTTACATAGTATGTGAGAATTTTaccaatatgttttgttttaccgCGATATTTATGATGTGAGTTTACCAAAAAATaaacaccaaaaacaaaaactgaagaAACTATATGTTGATTTTAAATGAGAAGCGTTTTGAAGAGTAAAGTATAGAGGAAGAAACCAGGCTTATAATTACGTATACATCAATTTCAACAGTCAAACTCGTATCTAAAACTGTAGAAACTGCAAtccaagttgaaaaaaaaaatccaaacatttgGCATATATGGTCAAGGAAATCTATACTTAAATGCAGACTAATCTttgtgtttaatttcatattattttcaaTTACCACTACTTTTAAGTGAAGAATCATTCATGTTAATGCATTAATGCTGAATTTCTTAACGAAAAGATGCGGTGTTGGATTGAttgtttcattatatatttatatctcaTGTTTGTCTGTCACTTTTACTTAAGATTAATTTTTCATGTCACACTTCTGatatcatgataaaaaaaataacagcttGTACATTAAACGTCGTCATCATGAGTTTTAAGTGTTTAGTAGAAATATATAGTTACTATAACACACTCGTGAAATCGCGgatccgtgactgaattaaagtaaataactatgcgtaagccttgtTTTAGaataattggtattgtcatctgataaagtcatgctgattataagatgcaaAAAATTTTCTCTGCTATCTAAATCTTTCTGCTTGAAACCGTCGatctggaacttatcaattattgataatatgatttttttgaaaaacaaaaggtcctggaatggagtattttttaatcaacagcattgtcctttattagttataaataaagttgaactctttgattcgctgttttacgtcatgaccactaacaaattgaaaactgtaccaatacgccttattttaagtgcagatttttagtattcgtatggtcatcttagaaagtcttactgattaaaatactacaatagggaacaatttgacaataatTGAATTTAGAAGTGTacaccctgtgattatgaccagTGTATATAGCAAattcctaaatacaccgtttggtggtgcgcctgtaaGATGCGGAACGTaaagataaggtaataggtaacaggtgaatatactataggtatcggtatcggattcgacccggaacttgttattTATTGGctatattaattatgtggaaaacaaaagggtctggagtgttgttatttttaatctacaccattgtcctatattagctctacaccattgtcctatattagctctacaccattgtcctatattagctatatataaagttaaattcttTGATTTGCCGTTTTAACCCCATGACGCTGACAAAATGGACCTTGTTATTTTAGTATTTTAGATAATAACACATGCTTCAAGCCACACAAGAAACACATTCTTATTACACATGCGTTAAAAGGCTTGTCCTCAGATGGCAATCGCACTCTCTTAAAGTTACGCATGTGACACgcatgattttgaaaacaaatgtgACACATCCGATATACCCATGTAAAACAGATGCATTTGAAAAAAGTGATACATGTCTTAAAGCATTTCTTCCATATATGATAATATACATTATTATAACCgtgaaaattttaatatgaatatatttgaGAAAACATTTGATAATAGATTGTAAACAGAATTATAATTGTTCACCAACATCAAGAAAATGGTCGATGACTCCATTTCTtccatttattttcttaaagcatATCATAAAACCTACTTTGTCATATTCCATTTTAAAGTTCTATCTCAAATATTTACTTACATTCAAACACGTGAATTTTGATTCAAGTCCATAAAAAATTGGGAAATTTGATGCatactttttattgatatatactttaaaaaagatattgttaatttttcattttgacaaaGTTATGAAAACTCGTTCTGATAAAATATATATAGGGATCATCTAGTTCAattcaatttataattttaaggaatttttttcATGTGGCATTATCAGAAGTATTAATTATTCCATATGGATAATGCTAGCCTTTTGAGATAATTCGTCACCTTCTAACACTGCCTGAAATTCTTCCTTTATCACCAGGGAattgtgttttacctttttttaatgTCAGAACACGGTAGAGTATTCCAATGGTTGAGCAGATCTCTCATATATTTTAGTGAAAGTAACATTTGCACTATAAATACATTTCTGACTTGCAGCCAATCAAGTACTGTTCATTCATATTTAGTCCTTTtgatatacattattttaaaatattgatagcaGTTAACCAAATATTTTTGAATGAACGGGAATGATCCTGATTTACCCAGGCGATATATTTAAACAGGATTGTTGTGTTTGAAAATCAACTGATTTTATATTTACCTGCCGTCGAATTAGAATTGATTCCTTCTGCCATTGTCCCTGTTCTACAATACAAGTACACATGCGTTAGTTAACATATATCTCAAAAATCAATAATCAAAACTACGCTGTATGCTTAATGTTCTAGAAGTTGACATAATTTATTTCAATCATATATTGTGTTATATCGTAAATTTAATACATAAGGGtgcaataaataattaaactgtTTGTACTATGCGATATTAGATATTGAAATTTCAGGAAACGTTGTAAACATACAATGGTTTCagattttaaaattcatttgcaatacaagaaaaagtaaaatcacaaaaaaaatgaactccgatgaaaattcaaaacggaaagtcgctAATCCTCAAAAGTCCATAAAACTTAAAATCTAACCACATCAGAcgaatggttaacaactgtcatattcctgactacgCATTTCCTTATTTGAAGTTGGTGGATTCAACCTGACTTTATAACAGTCATATATATTTGCGTTATGTTTTCAACAATGAACGAGAAAAATTGACATAAtaggtgaaaaaaataaaaaaatggatacagcagtcaacactgTATAATCGTTTTCAAACTAAACAATCAAttatatgaataaagaaaaagCTTTTAAACCCTCTATACACAAAGCAGATGGTTGGATGTCACAGTAAATAACAACATGCATCGAATCGAATTAAgttcaacagtagtataccgctgtccagTAGTCAGCAACCGATTAAACGAAAACGAATCCAGGTTACAAACCAAAAACTAGGGAATGACACCAACTTCAAcatatataagaggaaaacaacggagaGACGGAAACAATGAACAGCAGCAGAAACAATAACAAACGTTTAACATGTaaacacaaaaaatgcaaatcttACAGTATTTCTTAACAAATATGCaatataatcattgataatacaTATTCTGAATAATATGATGCGGAATCAGGATCACCATGATCGAAAAAAGCATATGCTAAAATCATATAAGGGTATGCTTAATTCAATTCGGCATATGCTGAATTATAAAACTATTACAGAAAAATTGGCTCAGAATCAAggtcatattcatttgataaatttaattcaGAATACGGTTAACTCAAGTTTTGAGTGCTGCCATATGTTTGTTCTATATTAAGGTTCTAGCCATCTCCCCTCACAATCAAATAGTAGCTCTTTGGATAAATATGTTGACATTCTCTGCGGATTTTAATAACTTTCAGTAAACGTATCCAATCCTGCACAAGTTCATTACAAGTAGTCAACAAATTGAAGATCAGAATGATGGTCTGTGCGATGACCTCTTCCATGCATTTTGAATAAGCATCGAAAATTCTCTGATCATCAAACTGAGTTTCATTGGAGAGAAAAATTAATTGATCATATACTAAATCATAATTcagcataagctaaattcattttaacataagcttaattcattttagcatatgctaaaatgaatttGGTATATATGAACATATATGAGATGTTTAATATTTATGACCTTGATTCCGCGCCAACATTTATGTAAAAGCAGGACAAAGCAGCATAAgctaaatttattttgcatatgcTAAAACTATTTAAGGATATGCTAAATTAATTCAGGATATGCTTAATAAATTCTGAATATGCTAAAATCATTTCAGCATTCCCCTAAATAATTTCAGCATATGCTTAAATAGATAATTATGACCCTAATTCCGCGCCATAATATGAGAAAAATCCATAAAAACTCTAGATTTAAAAAAGTAAGACAAGTATCAATAAACGGGACGATATAAATAGTGTTGCCATGATATCACAGATCGAAGTTaagcaatattttttaaagagttaACAATTATCACGAAAACTACAGACTAGAAAGAATGCTTGGCATTATGATGTCGCTATAAGtgatatttaaatgtaaaaaaaagagttAACTGTTAGAATGTTCCCTTGCGTGTTTGCTTTACGGGATCACCCAGCACATAGGAGAAAAGTAAAACTAATTTAAGATCAAGAAGATGCATTTTTTAAGCTTTCAACAAATTAGTTTAATATAAAAGGTAGTTTATCGATGTTCATATTTCATTAATTCATTAATAATTTACAAATCTAGCtttcaatgaaattttgaaagtCGAATTGCATTGCGGTCAATATATGTACAGAatgattttgtacatatattgccCGCATTGCAATTCGACTTTCAAAATCAGGGTAGTAATATAATAATAGAACACATTTGGTAAATTGTAAGGTAAACCGACCATTCAAGTGTTTAAAGATATAAGACCAACAACACATGTCGCTAGTATATcaagttatatttattttctgcgtagaaaaaatattttttaaatatgacctTGCAAAGTctttgtacaaaacaattatatcaCGAACATTTGCGACGTTCATTTCATATAAATACTctttatcaaatcaaatcaacCCCTGCATGACATTATCATAATGATTAATCTTTAAACAAGTTTGTTCATTGTTCCAAAGCCTGAATTTATGAAAAAAGTATgccaaaacaaaagaaaataaactaagTAATTTGTTTTTAGCaatgttttaagaaataaatcTTTATTCGATGTATAGTATCTGGCTTGTTATGATATCGATGAAATGTAGTACTATATcttatcatgaaaaaaaaccctgcTCATTCCTAAACACGTTGTTTGTGGGGTTTTGATTAAATTTTAGatgccaaaatattttatagaaaaaattgagctgatatttttttcagatgttttgtgcaacaagataccctaaggatatAAACTGTAgcagcaaaattgttcagcaaagaTAGGTCTACAATAAATCaaaatgactaaaatggtcaattgaccccgtaaaaaaagttattgtactTGAAagtcatttttttcatatattttcgaAATTGTTGTAAGTTTttactcctctgaaactactttgtcAAATTAAACCATCTTTGACCCACATCATCATCTATTATAATATCAACATAGTAATCCAAAACtgcaatatttccttaaaattaccaatttaggggccgCAAcgcaacaacgggttgtctgatgcGTCTGAAAATTAAAGGGCAGATATATTTTATTCTGCTTGGCATTTTTAcggtcaaatttgctctaaatgcattAGTTTCAGAGTTTTAACCCAACAACTGCATTTAactcccatgttctatttttgaCCATGTTATCTTGGTTGATGCGCAGGGTTATGGGATACATTTTCAAACTAGATATCCTAAGGATACATTAGTTAGGTTACATTTGGCCCAGTCGTTAACGGACTACGGACGCCTAGTGATGTGAAAAGCTCAATTGCCCTTTGGGCCAGGTaatccaaaatcaaaaattcaaacaGCTATCGCAACAATGACCTCTCTATTAGGGATATCAGAGTTTATTGCAAGTTCTCGCTTACAATACTACACATTTGTAGTACAAACAGAATAACCGACAGAGttcatcaatatatttaaaataatttgcctTGAAAAAAGCTCATATTGTATTCGTTTTTCTGAGAAAATGAAActatcttattttattatttgttatggATACGTTTATCTAAGGTATCCAGTTTCTGAATTTTACGTCACACTTTCAAATTGAACGTAAGGTCAAGTTACATTATAAAAAATAGCAATATTATTGGTCACTTcagaaaattttatgaacgagtTTTCATCCTATGAACGGACTTTATTACCTCCGTTTGACAGTTATGTCTTACATTACTATGAAAGTGAATGTTTGAGAAGTTTaagttaatatattaaaaaagcaaTAAAGATTCTACTGGACTTGATGTCAAAATGAAAGTCAgaaataaaagatgaaataacaaaacacagAACTAACTgtaaggaaaatttaaaacggaaagtccctattcaaatggctAAATCAATAGCTCcaacacatcacacgaatggataacaagtgtcatattcctgacttggtacatgcattttcttttgAAGAAAATGGCGGATTAAATCTGGTATTATAGCTAGTTAAACTTTATAATGACAACGAtctgtgagcaaaacaaacataaataatatgTATGAATGTAAAACATAATAGTGAGAACAACTGTCAACATTTTGTGTTATAATcaaaatcactataaaacaaacaagtttCTTAACAAAGAGACTCGAAAAAGCatgtagacaaagcacattacttaaaattaaagacaagaatagaaAATATTACTAATGCACAATAACAGAATGACAGTATGTAtcagtaccgagccacgttaaatggatattgccacaaatagactaaacagtaaataAAACAGTAAAGTGATATTTGTAAAGGAAATAACAAAATACATCAACTagttatttaaatgataaaaaacgTCAGAACatataatctatacttcaagatcatagtgtattatttgtgaagttgatacgaaatatttatcaacaagggtTTCTTATCTTCCGCTGAAAatggacgagacgttctttgacatacccaaAGTTCATCAACTCTCTGCTCATACACTCCGAATTCAACAaaaatgttgtcaataagaaacttcAGCATGAGGTACTAAATAAATATGCTATGCCTAATGACTTTCGCTTTACTAGGTTACTTattacaccatttttttttaaacaatgtaaaAGGGACGAAACAATCAAATAAGATCAGAATTACAAAATAGCACATGTTACAGTGCCATTTAGCTTtaaattaacaatatttttttgagacACTAGGATATACAAAAGATACATCAATAATTTCGTTTTTAACtttgtcatattcccgacttagAACAGGCATATTCAATCAACAATCAACAATCAAGCAGTCTTATTGTTCACTTTTCTtttatacagtttaatttcgCTCACCGCATTTGATGTAACAATCTATATTCGAATAAAGTTAAATGAAATGTAATAGTGCAAACAAACTCAATTGCTATCCACCACAATGAATACTTTCACTGTAAACactaaataaagtaaaaataaaaccgGAGGATGAACTTAAACGTTTATCATCCAAAAACCTGATGCAATCTGACTTTGTTGCAGTTTGTCTTTACAAAAAcaagcttttgaaatgtacagCTTACCCGTGTATATAACAGAAAAAGCCTATGACTCAatcctttttcatcaaatttggtGTATATGAGTTAATATAGCATGGGTGGGTTCATTATGATAAACACGCATTCTACGAATTATATTCGAAAAACATAAATGACGAATCTTTTGTCGACATTAAATATGATGTtgtacattaaatatataaagcaatatacaaataatttatttttcgtGGTTTGAAAATTACCTTAATACAAAATTGATCAAGTAAAAATAACAATCTATagatttaagttaaaaaaaaagtacttactTAAAACTATTTAGAAcgtgatttaaatataaatctCATGGAAAACCTTTTACTACAGTAAATTAAAAAACCCAagctgttttgcgtcttattacTAAATGAACTATGCGCAAACACGGTTTAATATCAACTATCGGTGCGTAAACAAACTCAAaacatgttgtgtcatgtgcactgGATAATAGATATTGACAGAAATGTCAGACAGAGACCAATTATTTTTGTTGTCATGCATTTCCAAGTGTTTTAAAGGGAATATATATGTTCCTTTGTTGCTAGGAACTCATTATTTCAGCAATAATGCT
This window contains:
- the LOC139497789 gene encoding GTPase IMAP family member 4-like; translation: MNDSSLKSSDDNITINETRIVLLGRTGAGKSATGNTILGKKHFKSSPGAAGVTKRCEQGDAMQDGKNILVVDTPGLFDPGMSNKRVIQEIVKCIYLTSPGPHAFILVVSVGRFTKEEQETVDLFVSIFGENIWNYIIVLFTRADDLIEGGISFEHFLQTVPDNLKTVLQKCGNRCIAFDNRADDTTKQKQVKELLSLIQAKVNQTDASFYTNEMFKAAEKELVRIMANNGKKRRDIRNEINANDMAILSKLWEGVKTSFIGGCSGSVALGPVGTVIGSVVGFLTGLFS